One Mugil cephalus isolate CIBA_MC_2020 chromosome 10, CIBA_Mcephalus_1.1, whole genome shotgun sequence genomic window carries:
- the c10h11orf58 gene encoding small acidic protein has translation MTSPEDRHGTKRSASPDQDDSTQWASADLGSSERKQKFLRLMGAGKKEHTGRLVIGDHKSTSHLRSGQEDKKINDQLEMQFQQGMDGKLSGRNRRHCGLGFSEPEPQPDPQPESFPSPPVEGQTKEAEPEKSTSEKEPTEAHDKGCDPDPEEKTPDQAKTGSDSRNEGRKHSYKMAFVKST, from the exons ATGACTTCTCCAGAAGACAGACATGGGACAAAGCGATCTGCATCTCCCGACCAA GACGACTCGACCCAGTGGGCGTCTGCTGACTTAGGAAGCAGTGAGAGGAAGCAAAAGTTTTTACGGCTGATGGGCGCTGGCAAG AAGGAACACACTGGGCGACTTGTCATTGGCGACCACAAGTCGACGTCCCACTTACGCAGTG GGCAGGAAGATAAGAAGATCAACGACCAGCTGGAGATGCAGTTCCAGCAGGGCATGGATGGGAAACTGTCAGGCCGGAACCGGAGACACTGCGGCCTTGGTTTCAGTGAG CCTGAGCCACAGCCAGACCCACAGCCAGAGTCGTTCCCCTCACCTCCAGTAGAGGGACAGACAAAAGAAGCCGAGCCAGAGAAGTCCACCAGTGAAAAAGAACCCACAGAAGCTCATGACAAAGGCTGCGATCCTGACCCTGAGGAAAAAACCCCAGACCAGGCCAAGACCGGCTCAGACAGTAGGAAcgaaggaaggaaacacagcTACAAAATGGCCTTTGTGAAATCAACGTAG
- the LOC125014951 gene encoding NLR family CARD domain-containing protein 3-like isoform X1, with protein MTVLNLICACKIQQELSLKMDPNEETERSPDGEPPAKGRAASMCSDASMEHRIVFAKEAADSPFYSENTPAFSCASMKSDSSMEAHHEWSNKDSDRSFFRDHHGCPELTEVDGNVIFELVETHIIDRVKSEMKRYKNVLFPHLPQSSESKEESEDSEATEDKKQNLSTSEEILKMTLQALNEIGRQEIANKLQKYIYGELDVCQRKLKHKLKKFEYIYEGIAQHGNQTLLNKVYTELYVTEGVSGGVNEEHEVRQIEAATRRPETEDKPIKCEDIFKPMCGQDRPIRTVLTRGIAGIGKTISVQKFNLEWAEGRVNQDIHLLINLPFRELNLMKERKYTLTQLLHQFLMEAKESGISNFGKYKLVLIFDGLDECRLPLDFSGNGPCRCVSEEVSVDVLLTSLFRGNLLPSAHIWITSRPAAANRIPGQLIDRVTEIRGFNDPQKEEYFKKKIPDQTMASRVISHIKSNRSLHIMCHIPVFSWISATVLQRILEDTVRREEEGEGRREMPNTLTKMYTHFLVYNSVIRGQKYPAGQEASEAQDQVKMNEEIILKLGKLAFEHLMKGNMIFYENELKEYNINANAAVYSGMLTQMSGSDSGFHLERIFCFVHFSIQEFFAAMYIFHTFVCFNQNLLEPHETSAVETAPCEVTDLLKSAVDKALQSDNGHLDLLLRFLLGLSQTSNLTLLKSLLTKMPNSPLGRNEEIAEYIKEKIRQNPSPERCVNLFHCLVELHDQSLLEEIQNYLSSGRLSETELSPSQWSALVFVLLTSEEKLDEFDLRKYSRSEEGLRRLLPVIKESRVAVLKECNLTEECCEMLAAAVNSSILKELDLSDNDLQDAGIKLLSAGLERPTCQLETLRLAFCGITETGCGLLVTALRSNPGHLKKLDLSYNHPGQKGMEMLTSVQKEIAHLTVRFDNSGECYLKSALKKYSCELTLDLNTAHSYLSFSEDKKQMTRMETAQLYPDSPERFTDWGQVLCRETLCGRCYWEAEWTGEWAGIGVAYKGISRDAKGNECALGNNDQSWSLRYYKGEYSFWYNKNYSTIFVPYFNSKRVGVFLDWSAGTLSFYAVSTHTMTHLYTFHTKFSEPLYPGFRLGFPNSSLTLCQPGLNTHSIENM; from the exons ATGACTGTACTAAATCTAATTTGTGCCTGTAAGATACAGCAGGAGTTGTCTCTAAAAATGGATCCAAACGAGGAGACAGAAAGGAGTCCTGATGGGGAACCGCCTGCAAAAGGAAGAGCAGCGTCTATGTGTAGTGACGCATCCATGGAGCATCGTATTGTATTTGCCAAAGAAGCAGCTGACAG tCCCTTTTATTCGGAAAACACGCCTGCTTTTTCCTGTGCATCTATGAAAAGTGATTCCTCCATGGAGGCTCATCATGAGTGGTCAAACAAAGACTCTGATAG ATCTTTTTTTAGAGACCATCATGGCTGCCCAGAGTTGACAGAGGTGGATGGAAACGTCATATTCGAG TTGGTGGAAACCCACATCATAGACAGGGTTAAGAGTGAGATGAAAAGGTACAAAAATGTGCTCTTTCCACACCTACCACAATCTTCTGAGAGTAAAGAGGAGAGTGAAGACAGTGAGgccactgaagacaaaaaacaaaacttgagtACCAGTGAGGAAATTCTGAAGATGACTCTACAAGCCTTAAATGAAATAGGCCGACAGGAGATTGCAAACAAACTACAGAAGT ACATTTACGGGGAGCTCGATGTCTGCCAGcgaaaactcaaacacaaacttaaaaaaTTTGAATACATTTACGAGGGAATAGCACAGCATGGCAACCAGACTCTTCTCAACAAGGTATACACTGAACTCTACGTCACTGAGGGAGTGAGTGGAGGTGTTAACGAAGAACATGAGGTCAGGCAAATTGAGGCAGCAACCAGGAGACCAGAAACAGAAGATAAGCCAATCAAATGTGAAGACATCTTTAAACCCATGTGTGGCCAAGACAGACCCATCAGAACCGTGCTGACAAGAGGAATTGCTGGGATTGGTAAAACTATCTCGGTACAGAAGTTCAATCTGGAGTGGGCAGAGGGGAGAGTTAACCAGGATATCCATCTCCTTATTAATCTTCCATTTCGGGAGCTGAATCTGATGAAGGAGAGAAAGTATACTCTGACCCAGCTCCTTCATCAGTTTCTCATGGAGGCAAAAGAATCAGGAATTTCAAATTTTGGCAAATACAAGCTTGTGCTGATATTTGATGGGTTGGACGAATGCCGACTCCCCCTGGACTTCAGCGGTAATGGGCCCTGCCGTTGTGTCTCAGAGGAGGTTTCAGTGGATGTCCTACTGACGAGTCTCTTCAGAGGGAACCTGCTGCCTTCTGCACACATCTGGATTACCTCCAGACCTGCAGCTGCAAACCGCATTCCAGGCCAGCTTATCGATCGTGTAACAGAGATCCGAGGATTCAACGACCCTCAGAAGGAAGAgtacttcaagaaaaaaatccctGATCAAACCATGGCCAGTAGAGTCATTTCACACATTAAGTCAAACAGGAGCCTCCATATTATGTGTCATATACCAGTCTTCAGCTGGATATCGGCCACTGTGCTGCAGAGGATTTTAGAAGACACagtgaggagagaagaagaaggcgaGGGCAGAAGGGAAATGCCAAACACCCTgacaaaaatgtacacacatttCCTGGTGTACAACTCAGTGATCAGAGGGCAGAAGTACCCAGCAGGACAAGAGGCGTCTGAAGCACAGGACCAggtcaaaatgaatgaagagatCATCTTGAAGCTTGGAAAACTGGCCTTTGAGCACCTCATGAAGGGCAACATGATCTTCTACGAGAACGAACTGAAAGAGTACAACATCAATGCCAACGCTGCAGTATACTCAGGGATGTTGACACAGATGTCAGGGAGTGATTCTGGATTCCATCTGGAGAGGATCTTCTGCTTTGTGCATTTCAGCATCCAGGAGTTTTTTGCTGCAATGTACATTTTTCACACATTCGTCTGCTTCAACCAAAACCTGCTGGAACCACACGAAACGTCTGCTGTTGAAACTGCTCCCTGTGAAGTAACCGACCTCCTCAAGAGCGCCGTGGATAAGGCCCTGCAGAGCGACAACGGACATCTTGATCTCTTGCTTCGCTTCCTTCTAGGCCTCTCACAAACATCCAATCTGACCTTGTTGAAGAGTCTTCTTACCAAAATGCCCAACAGTCCACTAGGAAGAAATGAGGAGATTGCTGagtacatcaaggagaagatcagaCAAAACCCATCCCCAGAAAGATGtgtcaatctgttccactgccTGGTTGAGCTTCACGACCAGTCTCTTTTGGAGGAAATCCAGAACTACCTGAGCTCAGGTAGGTTGTCAGAGACCGAGCTGTCACCTTCGCAGTGGTCTGCTCTGGTCTTTGTGTTGCTGACCTCAGAGGAAAAgttggatgagtttgacctgaggAAGTATTCAAGATCAGAGGAGGGTCTCCGGAGGCTGTTGCCCGTAATCAAAGAGTCCAGAGTAGCTGT GCTTAAAGAATGCAACCTGACAGAAGAATGCTGTGAAATGCTTGCAGCAGCAGTAAACAGTTCCATTCTGAAGGAGCTTGACCTGAGTGATAATGATCTGCAAGATGCGGGGATAAAGTTACTTTCTGCTGGACTGGAAAGACCAACATGCCAACTGGAAACACTGAG GCTGGCATTCTGTGGGATCACAGAAACTGGCTGTGGCCTTTTGGTTACAGCTCTGAGGTCCAACCCTGGCCACTTGAAAAAACTGGATCTAAGTTACAATCATCCAGGGCAAAAAGGGATGGAGATGCTGACCTCTGTACAAAAGGAAATAGCACATCTTACTGTCAG GTTTGACAACAGTGGGGAGTGCTACTTGAAATCAGCTCTGAAAAAAT ATTCATGTGAGCTAACCTTGGATCTGAACACAGCCCATTCGtatctgtctttctctgaagacaaaaaacaaatgacacgaATGGAAACTGCTCAGCTGTACCCCGACAGCCCGGAGAGATTCACAGACTGGGGACAGGTGCTTTGTAGAGAGACTCTGTGTGGTCGTTGCTACTGGGAAGCAGAATGGACTGGGGAGTGGGCCGGTATAGGAGTGGCCTATAAAGGAATCAGCAGGGACGCCAAAGGTAACGAATGTGCCCTCGGCAACAATGATCAGTCCTGGAGTCTGCGCTACTATAAAGGCGAATACTCCTTCTGGTACAATAAGAACTACTCAACCATCTTTGTTCCCTACTTCAACTCAAAGAGGGTTGGAGTGTTCCTAGACTGGTCAGCTGGCACTCTGTCCTTCTATGCTGTATCCACACACACCATGACTCACCTGTACACTTTCCACACAAAATTCTCTGAGCCGCTGTATCCAGGCTTCAGACTGGGATTCCCAAACTCCTCATTAACCCTGTGCCAGCCGGGCTTAAACACCCACTCTATAGAAAACATGTAA
- the LOC125014951 gene encoding NLR family CARD domain-containing protein 3-like isoform X3, translating into MDPNEETERSPDGEPPAKGRAASMCSDASMEHRIVFAKEAADSPFYSENTPAFSCASMKSDSSMEAHHEWSNKDSDRSFFRDHHGCPELTEVDGNVIFELVETHIIDRVKSEMKRYKNVLFPHLPQSSESKEESEDSEATEDKKQNLSTSEEILKMTLQALNEIGRQEIANKLQKYIYGELDVCQRKLKHKLKKFEYIYEGIAQHGNQTLLNKVYTELYVTEGVSGGVNEEHEVRQIEAATRRPETEDKPIKCEDIFKPMCGQDRPIRTVLTRGIAGIGKTISVQKFNLEWAEGRVNQDIHLLINLPFRELNLMKERKYTLTQLLHQFLMEAKESGISNFGKYKLVLIFDGLDECRLPLDFSGNGPCRCVSEEVSVDVLLTSLFRGNLLPSAHIWITSRPAAANRIPGQLIDRVTEIRGFNDPQKEEYFKKKIPDQTMASRVISHIKSNRSLHIMCHIPVFSWISATVLQRILEDTVRREEEGEGRREMPNTLTKMYTHFLVYNSVIRGQKYPAGQEASEAQDQVKMNEEIILKLGKLAFEHLMKGNMIFYENELKEYNINANAAVYSGMLTQMSGSDSGFHLERIFCFVHFSIQEFFAAMYIFHTFVCFNQNLLEPHETSAVETAPCEVTDLLKSAVDKALQSDNGHLDLLLRFLLGLSQTSNLTLLKSLLTKMPNSPLGRNEEIAEYIKEKIRQNPSPERCVNLFHCLVELHDQSLLEEIQNYLSSGRLSETELSPSQWSALVFVLLTSEEKLDEFDLRKYSRSEEGLRRLLPVIKESRVAVLKECNLTEECCEMLAAAVNSSILKELDLSDNDLQDAGIKLLSAGLERPTCQLETLRLAFCGITETGCGLLVTALRSNPGHLKKLDLSYNHPGQKGMEMLTSVQKEIAHLTVRFDNSGECYLKSALKKYSCELTLDLNTAHSYLSFSEDKKQMTRMETAQLYPDSPERFTDWGQVLCRETLCGRCYWEAEWTGEWAGIGVAYKGISRDAKGNECALGNNDQSWSLRYYKGEYSFWYNKNYSTIFVPYFNSKRVGVFLDWSAGTLSFYAVSTHTMTHLYTFHTKFSEPLYPGFRLGFPNSSLTLCQPGLNTHSIENM; encoded by the exons ATGGATCCAAACGAGGAGACAGAAAGGAGTCCTGATGGGGAACCGCCTGCAAAAGGAAGAGCAGCGTCTATGTGTAGTGACGCATCCATGGAGCATCGTATTGTATTTGCCAAAGAAGCAGCTGACAG tCCCTTTTATTCGGAAAACACGCCTGCTTTTTCCTGTGCATCTATGAAAAGTGATTCCTCCATGGAGGCTCATCATGAGTGGTCAAACAAAGACTCTGATAG ATCTTTTTTTAGAGACCATCATGGCTGCCCAGAGTTGACAGAGGTGGATGGAAACGTCATATTCGAG TTGGTGGAAACCCACATCATAGACAGGGTTAAGAGTGAGATGAAAAGGTACAAAAATGTGCTCTTTCCACACCTACCACAATCTTCTGAGAGTAAAGAGGAGAGTGAAGACAGTGAGgccactgaagacaaaaaacaaaacttgagtACCAGTGAGGAAATTCTGAAGATGACTCTACAAGCCTTAAATGAAATAGGCCGACAGGAGATTGCAAACAAACTACAGAAGT ACATTTACGGGGAGCTCGATGTCTGCCAGcgaaaactcaaacacaaacttaaaaaaTTTGAATACATTTACGAGGGAATAGCACAGCATGGCAACCAGACTCTTCTCAACAAGGTATACACTGAACTCTACGTCACTGAGGGAGTGAGTGGAGGTGTTAACGAAGAACATGAGGTCAGGCAAATTGAGGCAGCAACCAGGAGACCAGAAACAGAAGATAAGCCAATCAAATGTGAAGACATCTTTAAACCCATGTGTGGCCAAGACAGACCCATCAGAACCGTGCTGACAAGAGGAATTGCTGGGATTGGTAAAACTATCTCGGTACAGAAGTTCAATCTGGAGTGGGCAGAGGGGAGAGTTAACCAGGATATCCATCTCCTTATTAATCTTCCATTTCGGGAGCTGAATCTGATGAAGGAGAGAAAGTATACTCTGACCCAGCTCCTTCATCAGTTTCTCATGGAGGCAAAAGAATCAGGAATTTCAAATTTTGGCAAATACAAGCTTGTGCTGATATTTGATGGGTTGGACGAATGCCGACTCCCCCTGGACTTCAGCGGTAATGGGCCCTGCCGTTGTGTCTCAGAGGAGGTTTCAGTGGATGTCCTACTGACGAGTCTCTTCAGAGGGAACCTGCTGCCTTCTGCACACATCTGGATTACCTCCAGACCTGCAGCTGCAAACCGCATTCCAGGCCAGCTTATCGATCGTGTAACAGAGATCCGAGGATTCAACGACCCTCAGAAGGAAGAgtacttcaagaaaaaaatccctGATCAAACCATGGCCAGTAGAGTCATTTCACACATTAAGTCAAACAGGAGCCTCCATATTATGTGTCATATACCAGTCTTCAGCTGGATATCGGCCACTGTGCTGCAGAGGATTTTAGAAGACACagtgaggagagaagaagaaggcgaGGGCAGAAGGGAAATGCCAAACACCCTgacaaaaatgtacacacatttCCTGGTGTACAACTCAGTGATCAGAGGGCAGAAGTACCCAGCAGGACAAGAGGCGTCTGAAGCACAGGACCAggtcaaaatgaatgaagagatCATCTTGAAGCTTGGAAAACTGGCCTTTGAGCACCTCATGAAGGGCAACATGATCTTCTACGAGAACGAACTGAAAGAGTACAACATCAATGCCAACGCTGCAGTATACTCAGGGATGTTGACACAGATGTCAGGGAGTGATTCTGGATTCCATCTGGAGAGGATCTTCTGCTTTGTGCATTTCAGCATCCAGGAGTTTTTTGCTGCAATGTACATTTTTCACACATTCGTCTGCTTCAACCAAAACCTGCTGGAACCACACGAAACGTCTGCTGTTGAAACTGCTCCCTGTGAAGTAACCGACCTCCTCAAGAGCGCCGTGGATAAGGCCCTGCAGAGCGACAACGGACATCTTGATCTCTTGCTTCGCTTCCTTCTAGGCCTCTCACAAACATCCAATCTGACCTTGTTGAAGAGTCTTCTTACCAAAATGCCCAACAGTCCACTAGGAAGAAATGAGGAGATTGCTGagtacatcaaggagaagatcagaCAAAACCCATCCCCAGAAAGATGtgtcaatctgttccactgccTGGTTGAGCTTCACGACCAGTCTCTTTTGGAGGAAATCCAGAACTACCTGAGCTCAGGTAGGTTGTCAGAGACCGAGCTGTCACCTTCGCAGTGGTCTGCTCTGGTCTTTGTGTTGCTGACCTCAGAGGAAAAgttggatgagtttgacctgaggAAGTATTCAAGATCAGAGGAGGGTCTCCGGAGGCTGTTGCCCGTAATCAAAGAGTCCAGAGTAGCTGT GCTTAAAGAATGCAACCTGACAGAAGAATGCTGTGAAATGCTTGCAGCAGCAGTAAACAGTTCCATTCTGAAGGAGCTTGACCTGAGTGATAATGATCTGCAAGATGCGGGGATAAAGTTACTTTCTGCTGGACTGGAAAGACCAACATGCCAACTGGAAACACTGAG GCTGGCATTCTGTGGGATCACAGAAACTGGCTGTGGCCTTTTGGTTACAGCTCTGAGGTCCAACCCTGGCCACTTGAAAAAACTGGATCTAAGTTACAATCATCCAGGGCAAAAAGGGATGGAGATGCTGACCTCTGTACAAAAGGAAATAGCACATCTTACTGTCAG GTTTGACAACAGTGGGGAGTGCTACTTGAAATCAGCTCTGAAAAAAT ATTCATGTGAGCTAACCTTGGATCTGAACACAGCCCATTCGtatctgtctttctctgaagacaaaaaacaaatgacacgaATGGAAACTGCTCAGCTGTACCCCGACAGCCCGGAGAGATTCACAGACTGGGGACAGGTGCTTTGTAGAGAGACTCTGTGTGGTCGTTGCTACTGGGAAGCAGAATGGACTGGGGAGTGGGCCGGTATAGGAGTGGCCTATAAAGGAATCAGCAGGGACGCCAAAGGTAACGAATGTGCCCTCGGCAACAATGATCAGTCCTGGAGTCTGCGCTACTATAAAGGCGAATACTCCTTCTGGTACAATAAGAACTACTCAACCATCTTTGTTCCCTACTTCAACTCAAAGAGGGTTGGAGTGTTCCTAGACTGGTCAGCTGGCACTCTGTCCTTCTATGCTGTATCCACACACACCATGACTCACCTGTACACTTTCCACACAAAATTCTCTGAGCCGCTGTATCCAGGCTTCAGACTGGGATTCCCAAACTCCTCATTAACCCTGTGCCAGCCGGGCTTAAACACCCACTCTATAGAAAACATGTAA
- the LOC125014951 gene encoding NLR family CARD domain-containing protein 3-like isoform X2: MTVLNLICACKIQQELSLKMDPNEETERSPDGEPPAKGRAASMCSDASMEHRIVFAKEAADSPFYSENTPAFSCASMKSDSSMEAHHEWSNKDSDRDHHGCPELTEVDGNVIFELVETHIIDRVKSEMKRYKNVLFPHLPQSSESKEESEDSEATEDKKQNLSTSEEILKMTLQALNEIGRQEIANKLQKYIYGELDVCQRKLKHKLKKFEYIYEGIAQHGNQTLLNKVYTELYVTEGVSGGVNEEHEVRQIEAATRRPETEDKPIKCEDIFKPMCGQDRPIRTVLTRGIAGIGKTISVQKFNLEWAEGRVNQDIHLLINLPFRELNLMKERKYTLTQLLHQFLMEAKESGISNFGKYKLVLIFDGLDECRLPLDFSGNGPCRCVSEEVSVDVLLTSLFRGNLLPSAHIWITSRPAAANRIPGQLIDRVTEIRGFNDPQKEEYFKKKIPDQTMASRVISHIKSNRSLHIMCHIPVFSWISATVLQRILEDTVRREEEGEGRREMPNTLTKMYTHFLVYNSVIRGQKYPAGQEASEAQDQVKMNEEIILKLGKLAFEHLMKGNMIFYENELKEYNINANAAVYSGMLTQMSGSDSGFHLERIFCFVHFSIQEFFAAMYIFHTFVCFNQNLLEPHETSAVETAPCEVTDLLKSAVDKALQSDNGHLDLLLRFLLGLSQTSNLTLLKSLLTKMPNSPLGRNEEIAEYIKEKIRQNPSPERCVNLFHCLVELHDQSLLEEIQNYLSSGRLSETELSPSQWSALVFVLLTSEEKLDEFDLRKYSRSEEGLRRLLPVIKESRVAVLKECNLTEECCEMLAAAVNSSILKELDLSDNDLQDAGIKLLSAGLERPTCQLETLRLAFCGITETGCGLLVTALRSNPGHLKKLDLSYNHPGQKGMEMLTSVQKEIAHLTVRFDNSGECYLKSALKKYSCELTLDLNTAHSYLSFSEDKKQMTRMETAQLYPDSPERFTDWGQVLCRETLCGRCYWEAEWTGEWAGIGVAYKGISRDAKGNECALGNNDQSWSLRYYKGEYSFWYNKNYSTIFVPYFNSKRVGVFLDWSAGTLSFYAVSTHTMTHLYTFHTKFSEPLYPGFRLGFPNSSLTLCQPGLNTHSIENM; encoded by the exons ATGACTGTACTAAATCTAATTTGTGCCTGTAAGATACAGCAGGAGTTGTCTCTAAAAATGGATCCAAACGAGGAGACAGAAAGGAGTCCTGATGGGGAACCGCCTGCAAAAGGAAGAGCAGCGTCTATGTGTAGTGACGCATCCATGGAGCATCGTATTGTATTTGCCAAAGAAGCAGCTGACAG tCCCTTTTATTCGGAAAACACGCCTGCTTTTTCCTGTGCATCTATGAAAAGTGATTCCTCCATGGAGGCTCATCATGAGTGGTCAAACAAAGACTCTGATAG AGACCATCATGGCTGCCCAGAGTTGACAGAGGTGGATGGAAACGTCATATTCGAG TTGGTGGAAACCCACATCATAGACAGGGTTAAGAGTGAGATGAAAAGGTACAAAAATGTGCTCTTTCCACACCTACCACAATCTTCTGAGAGTAAAGAGGAGAGTGAAGACAGTGAGgccactgaagacaaaaaacaaaacttgagtACCAGTGAGGAAATTCTGAAGATGACTCTACAAGCCTTAAATGAAATAGGCCGACAGGAGATTGCAAACAAACTACAGAAGT ACATTTACGGGGAGCTCGATGTCTGCCAGcgaaaactcaaacacaaacttaaaaaaTTTGAATACATTTACGAGGGAATAGCACAGCATGGCAACCAGACTCTTCTCAACAAGGTATACACTGAACTCTACGTCACTGAGGGAGTGAGTGGAGGTGTTAACGAAGAACATGAGGTCAGGCAAATTGAGGCAGCAACCAGGAGACCAGAAACAGAAGATAAGCCAATCAAATGTGAAGACATCTTTAAACCCATGTGTGGCCAAGACAGACCCATCAGAACCGTGCTGACAAGAGGAATTGCTGGGATTGGTAAAACTATCTCGGTACAGAAGTTCAATCTGGAGTGGGCAGAGGGGAGAGTTAACCAGGATATCCATCTCCTTATTAATCTTCCATTTCGGGAGCTGAATCTGATGAAGGAGAGAAAGTATACTCTGACCCAGCTCCTTCATCAGTTTCTCATGGAGGCAAAAGAATCAGGAATTTCAAATTTTGGCAAATACAAGCTTGTGCTGATATTTGATGGGTTGGACGAATGCCGACTCCCCCTGGACTTCAGCGGTAATGGGCCCTGCCGTTGTGTCTCAGAGGAGGTTTCAGTGGATGTCCTACTGACGAGTCTCTTCAGAGGGAACCTGCTGCCTTCTGCACACATCTGGATTACCTCCAGACCTGCAGCTGCAAACCGCATTCCAGGCCAGCTTATCGATCGTGTAACAGAGATCCGAGGATTCAACGACCCTCAGAAGGAAGAgtacttcaagaaaaaaatccctGATCAAACCATGGCCAGTAGAGTCATTTCACACATTAAGTCAAACAGGAGCCTCCATATTATGTGTCATATACCAGTCTTCAGCTGGATATCGGCCACTGTGCTGCAGAGGATTTTAGAAGACACagtgaggagagaagaagaaggcgaGGGCAGAAGGGAAATGCCAAACACCCTgacaaaaatgtacacacatttCCTGGTGTACAACTCAGTGATCAGAGGGCAGAAGTACCCAGCAGGACAAGAGGCGTCTGAAGCACAGGACCAggtcaaaatgaatgaagagatCATCTTGAAGCTTGGAAAACTGGCCTTTGAGCACCTCATGAAGGGCAACATGATCTTCTACGAGAACGAACTGAAAGAGTACAACATCAATGCCAACGCTGCAGTATACTCAGGGATGTTGACACAGATGTCAGGGAGTGATTCTGGATTCCATCTGGAGAGGATCTTCTGCTTTGTGCATTTCAGCATCCAGGAGTTTTTTGCTGCAATGTACATTTTTCACACATTCGTCTGCTTCAACCAAAACCTGCTGGAACCACACGAAACGTCTGCTGTTGAAACTGCTCCCTGTGAAGTAACCGACCTCCTCAAGAGCGCCGTGGATAAGGCCCTGCAGAGCGACAACGGACATCTTGATCTCTTGCTTCGCTTCCTTCTAGGCCTCTCACAAACATCCAATCTGACCTTGTTGAAGAGTCTTCTTACCAAAATGCCCAACAGTCCACTAGGAAGAAATGAGGAGATTGCTGagtacatcaaggagaagatcagaCAAAACCCATCCCCAGAAAGATGtgtcaatctgttccactgccTGGTTGAGCTTCACGACCAGTCTCTTTTGGAGGAAATCCAGAACTACCTGAGCTCAGGTAGGTTGTCAGAGACCGAGCTGTCACCTTCGCAGTGGTCTGCTCTGGTCTTTGTGTTGCTGACCTCAGAGGAAAAgttggatgagtttgacctgaggAAGTATTCAAGATCAGAGGAGGGTCTCCGGAGGCTGTTGCCCGTAATCAAAGAGTCCAGAGTAGCTGT GCTTAAAGAATGCAACCTGACAGAAGAATGCTGTGAAATGCTTGCAGCAGCAGTAAACAGTTCCATTCTGAAGGAGCTTGACCTGAGTGATAATGATCTGCAAGATGCGGGGATAAAGTTACTTTCTGCTGGACTGGAAAGACCAACATGCCAACTGGAAACACTGAG GCTGGCATTCTGTGGGATCACAGAAACTGGCTGTGGCCTTTTGGTTACAGCTCTGAGGTCCAACCCTGGCCACTTGAAAAAACTGGATCTAAGTTACAATCATCCAGGGCAAAAAGGGATGGAGATGCTGACCTCTGTACAAAAGGAAATAGCACATCTTACTGTCAG GTTTGACAACAGTGGGGAGTGCTACTTGAAATCAGCTCTGAAAAAAT ATTCATGTGAGCTAACCTTGGATCTGAACACAGCCCATTCGtatctgtctttctctgaagacaaaaaacaaatgacacgaATGGAAACTGCTCAGCTGTACCCCGACAGCCCGGAGAGATTCACAGACTGGGGACAGGTGCTTTGTAGAGAGACTCTGTGTGGTCGTTGCTACTGGGAAGCAGAATGGACTGGGGAGTGGGCCGGTATAGGAGTGGCCTATAAAGGAATCAGCAGGGACGCCAAAGGTAACGAATGTGCCCTCGGCAACAATGATCAGTCCTGGAGTCTGCGCTACTATAAAGGCGAATACTCCTTCTGGTACAATAAGAACTACTCAACCATCTTTGTTCCCTACTTCAACTCAAAGAGGGTTGGAGTGTTCCTAGACTGGTCAGCTGGCACTCTGTCCTTCTATGCTGTATCCACACACACCATGACTCACCTGTACACTTTCCACACAAAATTCTCTGAGCCGCTGTATCCAGGCTTCAGACTGGGATTCCCAAACTCCTCATTAACCCTGTGCCAGCCGGGCTTAAACACCCACTCTATAGAAAACATGTAA